A region of Carassius auratus strain Wakin chromosome 23, ASM336829v1, whole genome shotgun sequence DNA encodes the following proteins:
- the LOC113041595 gene encoding arf-GAP with GTPase, ANK repeat and PH domain-containing protein 1-like isoform X6, with the protein MNSTNKVTHSTAIRAEVRRHESLQKTINKFLKQLERVEDQQLRTGLKVFLHSIQASCANSQEWTLTRAIPELRLVVLGSLRSGKSALVNRFITGSYLPLESHEGGRYKKEVLVEGQNHLLLIREESGPPSAQICNWLDGVILVFSLENEASFQEVYKNYSELSAHRNIAEIPIIAVGTQDKISSTNARVIEDKRVQQLCIDVRRCTYFETCATYGLNVDRVFNEMTHKIVAAKKQAALLASCKSLPNSPSHSGASTPVSGPGQASNGGQSSDYPSSLPSTPVISHKDIRGGASGDGASQRILPRRRTSLFANRRGSDSEKRASDSRSDTSSRSVPIKQGTLWKRSERSLNKEWKKKYVTLSNNGMLMYHSNMNEFLQNAQGKEMDLLRVTVKVPGKRLHRAATPGGPSPGPTLVPAPGVNGLSKDKQSSEGGATSNLLTVEEASRSGLSFHNDQKVKRCPSSVSNKGFSVDSSIEGATSPPLGKDQILSSPMTDRKKKKRNRSINLKGDAAAGQAEEEESADFIIISSTGQSWHFEAQSQEDRDAWVQAIESQILASLQSCESRNKARRNSQSEAVALQAIRNAKGNDLCVDCGAPNPTWASLNLGALICIECSGIHRNLGTHLSRVRSLDLDDWPSELTKVLSAIGNHTANNIWETCTQGRQKLTPEATREQRESWIRAKYEQRAFVTPLPAQCSEDTMSTWLLKAVIDRDLLRLLLLLAHSTKEVINVPPEGAAQQQHSALHAACQLGDVVMTQLLVWYGSDVKSKDPQGRTALTLARQAGSKECAEILLQHGCPSETSPTSPTPVLSRKSSITSVGRVNSRRRVS; encoded by the exons ATGAATAGCACAAATAAAGTTACACACTCGACTGCAATTAGAGCTGAGGTGAGAAGACATGAAAGCTTGCAAAAGACCATAAACAAATTTCTCAAACAGTTGGAGAGGGTTGAGGACCAGCAGCTCAGGACAGGACTAAAGGTCTTTCTACACAGCATTCAAG catcATGTGCCAATAGCCAGGAATGGACCCTAACTCGTGCTATTCCAGAACTGCGATTG GTGGTTCTGGGTAGCCTTCGCAGTGGAAAATCTGCTCTGGTAAACAGATTCATCACAGGAAGTTATCTTCCACTTGAGTCGCATGAGG GTGGAAGGTATAAAAAAGAGGTGCTGGTGGAGGGACAGAATCATTTACTGCTGATCCGAGAGGAATCTGGCCCACCAAGTGCACAG ATCTGCAACTGGCTGGATGGCGTCATCCTAGTTTTTAGTCTGGAAAATGAAGCAAGTTTCCAGGAAGTGTACAAGAACTACAGTGAGCTAAGCGCACATCGTAACATAGCAGAAATCCCTATTATAGCAGTTGGAACGCAAG ATAAGATTAGTAGCACTAATGCCCGTGTGATTGAGGACAAGAGAGTCCAGCAGCTATGTATAGATGTGCGTCGCTGCACTTATTTTGAGACCTGTGCCACATATGGTCTTAACGTGGACAGAGTATTTAATGAAA TGACTCACAAGATTGTCGCTGCCAAGAAGCAAGCCGCCCTTCTGGCCTCCTGTAAATCCCTCCCAAACTCTCCGAGTCACTCAGGGGCCTCGACTCCAGTGTCAGGGCCCGGACAG GCCAGTAATGGGGGTCAGAGTAGTGATTACCCCTCCTCTTTGCCTTCTACCCCTGTGATAAGTCACAAAGACATACGGGGTGGGGCAAGTGGAGACGGGGCCTCGCAAAGAATTCTTCCCCGACGACGGACATCTTTATTTGCG AACCGTCGCGGGAGTGACTCTGAAAAAAGAGCTTCTGATAGCAGAAGTGACACGAGCAGTCGATCAGTTCCTATTAAACAG GGGACTTTGTGGAAACGCAGTGAACGCTCTTTAAATAAGGAGTGGAAGAAGAAGTATGTGACGCTGTCAAACAACGGCATGCTTATGTATCATTCAAATATGAAT GAGTTTTTGCAGAATGCTCAAGGTAAGGAGATGGACTTATTGCGAGTTACAGTGAAGGTGCCAGGAAAGCGTCTTCATCGCGCAGCTACTCCCGGTGGACCGTCCCCTGGCCCTACTCTCGTCCCTGCGCCCGGTGTAAATGGACTCAGTAAAGACAAGCAGTCATCCGAAGGGGGAGCTACAT caaatCTTCTGACTGTAGAAGAGGCGTCAAGAAGTGGTTTGTCCTTTCATAATGATCAGAAGGTGAAACGTTGCCCGTCATCTGTGTCTAATAAAGGCTTCAGTGTGG ACTCGAGCATTGAGGGGGCTACAAGCCCTCCTTTAGGAAAAGACCAGATCCTGTCTTCTCCAATGACTGACCGGAAGAAGAAAAAACGAAACAGAAGTATTAACTTGAAAGGAGACGCAGCGGCTGGGCAGGCCGAGG AGGAGGAGAGCGCAGACTTCATCATCATATCCAGCACAGGACAGAGCTGGCATTTCGAAGCCCAAAGTCAAGAGGACAGGGATGCCTGGGTTCAGGCCATCGAAAGCCAGATCCTTGCAAGTCTACAGAGCTGTGAGAGCAGAAATAAG GCTCGAAGGAACAGCCAAAGTGAAGCTGTTGCCCTGCAGGCCATTCGAAATGCCAAAGGGAACGACCTCTGTGTGGACTGTGGAGCACCAA ATCCAACATGGGCGAGTCTTAATCTTGGTGCTCTAATCTGCATCGAGTGTTCTGGGATACACCGGAACCTGGGGACGCACCTGTCCCGCGTGCGCTCACTAGACCTGGACGACTGGCCCAGTGAACTCACAAAAGTGCTTTCGGCTATAGGCAACCATACGGCCAACAACATTTGGGAGACCTGCACCCAAGGGCGCCAAAAGTTGACACCTGAGGCAACAAG AGAGCAGAGAGAGTCGTGGATCCGTGCCAAATATGAACAGCGGGCATTTGTGACGCCCTTGCCGGCTCAGTGTTCAGAGGACACAATGTCGACTTGGTTGCTTAAAGCAGTAATCGACAGAGACCTTCTCAGACTTCTGCTGCTCCTCGCACACAGCACCAAGGAAGTGATCAACGTCCCACCAGAGGGAGCAGCACAGCAGCAGCACAGCGCTTTACATGCGGCCTGCCAGCTGGGCGACGTGGTCATGACGCAGCTGCTGGTCTGG TATGGCAGTGATGTGAAGTCAAAGGATCCGCAAGGTAGAACCGCACTGACGTTGGCACGCCAAGCCGGCAGCAAAGAGTGTGCTGAGATTCTTCTCCAACACGGCTGCCCCAGTGAGACGTCGCCCACCTCCCCGACACCCGTTCTGTCCCGCAAAAGTAGCATCACCAGTGTTGGACGTGTCAATTCCAGGAGGAGGGTCTCATAA
- the LOC113041595 gene encoding arf-GAP with GTPase, ANK repeat and PH domain-containing protein 1-like isoform X3, which yields MNRTGTSQSKTTYLISLTLVKVETTEENELERSRPALGGAVYSSDGAKHLKHAGSNNEGQEQQKMGEAVELEAGESVKFSVEQEILQSPREDKALFADGVHPQKSMISPSTENGRAREYTGMPQTSFPRDVARHLGDIPVRATQRPVSLLKAHSGGREFKESRENIHASSKSLDRKDSRTRIQSPNSPTPGSFRASWAVSEVKPCDEDLKGAVGMKTPTEGDIIAMRTQSPRAERLKVGSTSLPTPVALISKPQRKGKSRTLDNSDLNCLSEDLLKCKGGQMVTDFRTAQSQGASARDRKMLRFISGIFTKSTQVATSATIVTPVYSTIQRESSEEEASCANSQEWTLTRAIPELRLVVLGSLRSGKSALVNRFITGSYLPLESHEGGRYKKEVLVEGQNHLLLIREESGPPSAQICNWLDGVILVFSLENEASFQEVYKNYSELSAHRNIAEIPIIAVGTQDKISSTNARVIEDKRVQQLCIDVRRCTYFETCATYGLNVDRVFNEMTHKIVAAKKQAALLASCKSLPNSPSHSGASTPVSGPGQASNGGQSSDYPSSLPSTPVISHKDIRGGASGDGASQRILPRRRTSLFANRRGSDSEKRASDSRSDTSSRSVPIKQGTLWKRSERSLNKEWKKKYVTLSNNGMLMYHSNMNEFLQNAQGKEMDLLRVTVKVPGKRLHRAATPGGPSPGPTLVPAPGVNGLSKDKQSSEGGATSNLLTVEEASRSGLSFHNDQKVKRCPSSVSNKGFSVDSSIEGATSPPLGKDQILSSPMTDRKKKKRNRSINLKGDAAAGQAEEEESADFIIISSTGQSWHFEAQSQEDRDAWVQAIESQILASLQSCESRNKARRNSQSEAVALQAIRNAKGNDLCVDCGAPNPTWASLNLGALICIECSGIHRNLGTHLSRVRSLDLDDWPSELTKVLSAIGNHTANNIWETCTQGRQKLTPEATREQRESWIRAKYEQRAFVTPLPAQCSEDTMSTWLLKAVIDRDLLRLLLLLAHSTKEVINVPPEGAAQQQHSALHAACQLGDVVMTQLLVWYGSDVKSKDPQGRTALTLARQAGSKECAEILLQHGCPSETSPTSPTPVLSRKSSITSVGRVNSRRRVS from the exons ATGAACCGAACCGGGACGTCACAGTCAAAAACCACCTACCTTATCTCCCTCACACTGGTGAAGGTAGAAACCACTGAGGAGAATGAGCTGGAGAGGTCCAGGCCGGCTTTGGGGGGAGCAGTGTACAGTTCTGATGGAGCGAAACATCTCAAGCATGCTGGGTCCAATAATGAGGGCCAGGAACAGCAGAAAATGGGTGAGGCTGTTGAGCTGGAAGCTGGAGAATCTGTCAAATTCTCAGTGGAACAGGAAATACTCCAAAGCCCAAGGGAGGACAAGGCACTTTTTGCAGATGGTGTTCATCCCCAAAAATCAATGATCTCACCCTCCACAGAAAATGGAAGAGCCAGAGAATATACTGGAATGCCTCAAACCTCTTTCCCCCGAGATGTAGCCAGGCATCTTGGTGACATCCCAGTCCGTGCGACCCAGCGGCCCGTGTCACTCCTTAAAGCTCACAGCGGTGGCCGTGAATTCAAGGAGTCCAGAGAGAACATCCATGCCTCCTCCAAGAGCCTTGACCGTAAGGACAGTCGGACCAGGATCCAGTCCCCAAACAGCCCGACTCCTGGATCTTTTCGGGCATCGTGGGCTGTAAGTGAAGTGAAACCTTGCGATGAAGACCTCAAAGGGGCTGTTGGGATGAAGACGCCCACTGAAGGGGACATCATAGCCATGCGAACCCAAAGCCCTCGAGCTGAGAGATTAAAGGTGGGATCTACATCTCTTCCGACCCCTGTCGCCTTGATTAGCAAGCCTCAACGCAAAGGAAAGAGTCGCACCTTGGACAACAGTGACCTGAACTGTCTGTCTGAGGACCTCCTGAAGTGCAAAGGTGGTCAAATGGTGACAGACTTTAGAACAGCTCAGTCCCAGGGGGCTTCAGCACGTGACCGCAAGATGCTAAGATTCATTAGTGGCATTTTTACCAAGAGCACTCAAGTTGCAACCAGTGCAACCATTGTGACCCCGGTCTATAGCACCATTCAGAGGGAATCCAGTGAGGAAGAAG catcATGTGCCAATAGCCAGGAATGGACCCTAACTCGTGCTATTCCAGAACTGCGATTG GTGGTTCTGGGTAGCCTTCGCAGTGGAAAATCTGCTCTGGTAAACAGATTCATCACAGGAAGTTATCTTCCACTTGAGTCGCATGAGG GTGGAAGGTATAAAAAAGAGGTGCTGGTGGAGGGACAGAATCATTTACTGCTGATCCGAGAGGAATCTGGCCCACCAAGTGCACAG ATCTGCAACTGGCTGGATGGCGTCATCCTAGTTTTTAGTCTGGAAAATGAAGCAAGTTTCCAGGAAGTGTACAAGAACTACAGTGAGCTAAGCGCACATCGTAACATAGCAGAAATCCCTATTATAGCAGTTGGAACGCAAG ATAAGATTAGTAGCACTAATGCCCGTGTGATTGAGGACAAGAGAGTCCAGCAGCTATGTATAGATGTGCGTCGCTGCACTTATTTTGAGACCTGTGCCACATATGGTCTTAACGTGGACAGAGTATTTAATGAAA TGACTCACAAGATTGTCGCTGCCAAGAAGCAAGCCGCCCTTCTGGCCTCCTGTAAATCCCTCCCAAACTCTCCGAGTCACTCAGGGGCCTCGACTCCAGTGTCAGGGCCCGGACAG GCCAGTAATGGGGGTCAGAGTAGTGATTACCCCTCCTCTTTGCCTTCTACCCCTGTGATAAGTCACAAAGACATACGGGGTGGGGCAAGTGGAGACGGGGCCTCGCAAAGAATTCTTCCCCGACGACGGACATCTTTATTTGCG AACCGTCGCGGGAGTGACTCTGAAAAAAGAGCTTCTGATAGCAGAAGTGACACGAGCAGTCGATCAGTTCCTATTAAACAG GGGACTTTGTGGAAACGCAGTGAACGCTCTTTAAATAAGGAGTGGAAGAAGAAGTATGTGACGCTGTCAAACAACGGCATGCTTATGTATCATTCAAATATGAAT GAGTTTTTGCAGAATGCTCAAGGTAAGGAGATGGACTTATTGCGAGTTACAGTGAAGGTGCCAGGAAAGCGTCTTCATCGCGCAGCTACTCCCGGTGGACCGTCCCCTGGCCCTACTCTCGTCCCTGCGCCCGGTGTAAATGGACTCAGTAAAGACAAGCAGTCATCCGAAGGGGGAGCTACAT caaatCTTCTGACTGTAGAAGAGGCGTCAAGAAGTGGTTTGTCCTTTCATAATGATCAGAAGGTGAAACGTTGCCCGTCATCTGTGTCTAATAAAGGCTTCAGTGTGG ACTCGAGCATTGAGGGGGCTACAAGCCCTCCTTTAGGAAAAGACCAGATCCTGTCTTCTCCAATGACTGACCGGAAGAAGAAAAAACGAAACAGAAGTATTAACTTGAAAGGAGACGCAGCGGCTGGGCAGGCCGAGG AGGAGGAGAGCGCAGACTTCATCATCATATCCAGCACAGGACAGAGCTGGCATTTCGAAGCCCAAAGTCAAGAGGACAGGGATGCCTGGGTTCAGGCCATCGAAAGCCAGATCCTTGCAAGTCTACAGAGCTGTGAGAGCAGAAATAAG GCTCGAAGGAACAGCCAAAGTGAAGCTGTTGCCCTGCAGGCCATTCGAAATGCCAAAGGGAACGACCTCTGTGTGGACTGTGGAGCACCAA ATCCAACATGGGCGAGTCTTAATCTTGGTGCTCTAATCTGCATCGAGTGTTCTGGGATACACCGGAACCTGGGGACGCACCTGTCCCGCGTGCGCTCACTAGACCTGGACGACTGGCCCAGTGAACTCACAAAAGTGCTTTCGGCTATAGGCAACCATACGGCCAACAACATTTGGGAGACCTGCACCCAAGGGCGCCAAAAGTTGACACCTGAGGCAACAAG AGAGCAGAGAGAGTCGTGGATCCGTGCCAAATATGAACAGCGGGCATTTGTGACGCCCTTGCCGGCTCAGTGTTCAGAGGACACAATGTCGACTTGGTTGCTTAAAGCAGTAATCGACAGAGACCTTCTCAGACTTCTGCTGCTCCTCGCACACAGCACCAAGGAAGTGATCAACGTCCCACCAGAGGGAGCAGCACAGCAGCAGCACAGCGCTTTACATGCGGCCTGCCAGCTGGGCGACGTGGTCATGACGCAGCTGCTGGTCTGG TATGGCAGTGATGTGAAGTCAAAGGATCCGCAAGGTAGAACCGCACTGACGTTGGCACGCCAAGCCGGCAGCAAAGAGTGTGCTGAGATTCTTCTCCAACACGGCTGCCCCAGTGAGACGTCGCCCACCTCCCCGACACCCGTTCTGTCCCGCAAAAGTAGCATCACCAGTGTTGGACGTGTCAATTCCAGGAGGAGGGTCTCATAA
- the LOC113041595 gene encoding arf-GAP with GTPase, ANK repeat and PH domain-containing protein 1-like isoform X4, translating to MNRTGTSQSKTTYLISLTLVKVETTEENELERSRPALGGAVYSSDGAKHLKHAGSNNEGQEQQKMGEAVELEAGESVKFSVEQEILQSPREDKALFADGVHPQKSMISPSTENGRAREYTGMPQTSFPRDVARHLGDIPVRATQRPVSLLKAHSGGREFKESRENIHASSKSLDRKDSRTRIQSPNSPTPGSFRASWAVSEVKPCDEDLKGAVGMKTPTEGDIIAMRTQSPRAERLKVGSTSLPTPVALISKPQRKGKSRTLDNSDLNCLSEDLLKCKGGQMVTDFRTAQSQGASARDRKMLRFISGIFTKSTQVATSATIVTPVYSTIQRESSEEEASCANSQEWTLTRAIPELRLVVLGSLRSGKSALVNRFITGSYLPLESHEGGRYKKEVLVEGQNHLLLIREESGPPSAQICNWLDGVILVFSLENEASFQEVYKNYSELSAHRNIAEIPIIAVGTQDKISSTNARVIEDKRVQQLCIDVRRCTYFETCATYGLNVDRVFNEMTHKIVAAKKQAALLASCKSLPNSPSHSGASTPVSGPGQNRRGSDSEKRASDSRSDTSSRSVPIKQGTLWKRSERSLNKEWKKKYVTLSNNGMLMYHSNMNEFLQNAQGKEMDLLRVTVKVPGKRLHRAATPGGPSPGPTLVPAPGVNGLSKDKQSSEGGATSNLLTVEEASRSGLSFHNDQKVKRCPSSVSNKGFSVDSSIEGATSPPLGKDQILSSPMTDRKKKKRNRSINLKGDAAAGQAEAKRKMWKLKSFGSLRNINKTEEESADFIIISSTGQSWHFEAQSQEDRDAWVQAIESQILASLQSCESRNKARRNSQSEAVALQAIRNAKGNDLCVDCGAPNPTWASLNLGALICIECSGIHRNLGTHLSRVRSLDLDDWPSELTKVLSAIGNHTANNIWETCTQGRQKLTPEATREQRESWIRAKYEQRAFVTPLPAQCSEDTMSTWLLKAVIDRDLLRLLLLLAHSTKEVINVPPEGAAQQQHSALHAACQLGDVVMTQLLVWYGSDVKSKDPQGRTALTLARQAGSKECAEILLQHGCPSETSPTSPTPVLSRKSSITSVGRVNSRRRVS from the exons ATGAACCGAACCGGGACGTCACAGTCAAAAACCACCTACCTTATCTCCCTCACACTGGTGAAGGTAGAAACCACTGAGGAGAATGAGCTGGAGAGGTCCAGGCCGGCTTTGGGGGGAGCAGTGTACAGTTCTGATGGAGCGAAACATCTCAAGCATGCTGGGTCCAATAATGAGGGCCAGGAACAGCAGAAAATGGGTGAGGCTGTTGAGCTGGAAGCTGGAGAATCTGTCAAATTCTCAGTGGAACAGGAAATACTCCAAAGCCCAAGGGAGGACAAGGCACTTTTTGCAGATGGTGTTCATCCCCAAAAATCAATGATCTCACCCTCCACAGAAAATGGAAGAGCCAGAGAATATACTGGAATGCCTCAAACCTCTTTCCCCCGAGATGTAGCCAGGCATCTTGGTGACATCCCAGTCCGTGCGACCCAGCGGCCCGTGTCACTCCTTAAAGCTCACAGCGGTGGCCGTGAATTCAAGGAGTCCAGAGAGAACATCCATGCCTCCTCCAAGAGCCTTGACCGTAAGGACAGTCGGACCAGGATCCAGTCCCCAAACAGCCCGACTCCTGGATCTTTTCGGGCATCGTGGGCTGTAAGTGAAGTGAAACCTTGCGATGAAGACCTCAAAGGGGCTGTTGGGATGAAGACGCCCACTGAAGGGGACATCATAGCCATGCGAACCCAAAGCCCTCGAGCTGAGAGATTAAAGGTGGGATCTACATCTCTTCCGACCCCTGTCGCCTTGATTAGCAAGCCTCAACGCAAAGGAAAGAGTCGCACCTTGGACAACAGTGACCTGAACTGTCTGTCTGAGGACCTCCTGAAGTGCAAAGGTGGTCAAATGGTGACAGACTTTAGAACAGCTCAGTCCCAGGGGGCTTCAGCACGTGACCGCAAGATGCTAAGATTCATTAGTGGCATTTTTACCAAGAGCACTCAAGTTGCAACCAGTGCAACCATTGTGACCCCGGTCTATAGCACCATTCAGAGGGAATCCAGTGAGGAAGAAG catcATGTGCCAATAGCCAGGAATGGACCCTAACTCGTGCTATTCCAGAACTGCGATTG GTGGTTCTGGGTAGCCTTCGCAGTGGAAAATCTGCTCTGGTAAACAGATTCATCACAGGAAGTTATCTTCCACTTGAGTCGCATGAGG GTGGAAGGTATAAAAAAGAGGTGCTGGTGGAGGGACAGAATCATTTACTGCTGATCCGAGAGGAATCTGGCCCACCAAGTGCACAG ATCTGCAACTGGCTGGATGGCGTCATCCTAGTTTTTAGTCTGGAAAATGAAGCAAGTTTCCAGGAAGTGTACAAGAACTACAGTGAGCTAAGCGCACATCGTAACATAGCAGAAATCCCTATTATAGCAGTTGGAACGCAAG ATAAGATTAGTAGCACTAATGCCCGTGTGATTGAGGACAAGAGAGTCCAGCAGCTATGTATAGATGTGCGTCGCTGCACTTATTTTGAGACCTGTGCCACATATGGTCTTAACGTGGACAGAGTATTTAATGAAA TGACTCACAAGATTGTCGCTGCCAAGAAGCAAGCCGCCCTTCTGGCCTCCTGTAAATCCCTCCCAAACTCTCCGAGTCACTCAGGGGCCTCGACTCCAGTGTCAGGGCCCGGACAG AACCGTCGCGGGAGTGACTCTGAAAAAAGAGCTTCTGATAGCAGAAGTGACACGAGCAGTCGATCAGTTCCTATTAAACAG GGGACTTTGTGGAAACGCAGTGAACGCTCTTTAAATAAGGAGTGGAAGAAGAAGTATGTGACGCTGTCAAACAACGGCATGCTTATGTATCATTCAAATATGAAT GAGTTTTTGCAGAATGCTCAAGGTAAGGAGATGGACTTATTGCGAGTTACAGTGAAGGTGCCAGGAAAGCGTCTTCATCGCGCAGCTACTCCCGGTGGACCGTCCCCTGGCCCTACTCTCGTCCCTGCGCCCGGTGTAAATGGACTCAGTAAAGACAAGCAGTCATCCGAAGGGGGAGCTACAT caaatCTTCTGACTGTAGAAGAGGCGTCAAGAAGTGGTTTGTCCTTTCATAATGATCAGAAGGTGAAACGTTGCCCGTCATCTGTGTCTAATAAAGGCTTCAGTGTGG ACTCGAGCATTGAGGGGGCTACAAGCCCTCCTTTAGGAAAAGACCAGATCCTGTCTTCTCCAATGACTGACCGGAAGAAGAAAAAACGAAACAGAAGTATTAACTTGAAAGGAGACGCAGCGGCTGGGCAGGCCGAGG CCAAGCGCAAAATGTGGAAATTAAAAAGCTTTGGTAGCTTGAGAAACATTAACAAAACAG AGGAGGAGAGCGCAGACTTCATCATCATATCCAGCACAGGACAGAGCTGGCATTTCGAAGCCCAAAGTCAAGAGGACAGGGATGCCTGGGTTCAGGCCATCGAAAGCCAGATCCTTGCAAGTCTACAGAGCTGTGAGAGCAGAAATAAG GCTCGAAGGAACAGCCAAAGTGAAGCTGTTGCCCTGCAGGCCATTCGAAATGCCAAAGGGAACGACCTCTGTGTGGACTGTGGAGCACCAA ATCCAACATGGGCGAGTCTTAATCTTGGTGCTCTAATCTGCATCGAGTGTTCTGGGATACACCGGAACCTGGGGACGCACCTGTCCCGCGTGCGCTCACTAGACCTGGACGACTGGCCCAGTGAACTCACAAAAGTGCTTTCGGCTATAGGCAACCATACGGCCAACAACATTTGGGAGACCTGCACCCAAGGGCGCCAAAAGTTGACACCTGAGGCAACAAG AGAGCAGAGAGAGTCGTGGATCCGTGCCAAATATGAACAGCGGGCATTTGTGACGCCCTTGCCGGCTCAGTGTTCAGAGGACACAATGTCGACTTGGTTGCTTAAAGCAGTAATCGACAGAGACCTTCTCAGACTTCTGCTGCTCCTCGCACACAGCACCAAGGAAGTGATCAACGTCCCACCAGAGGGAGCAGCACAGCAGCAGCACAGCGCTTTACATGCGGCCTGCCAGCTGGGCGACGTGGTCATGACGCAGCTGCTGGTCTGG TATGGCAGTGATGTGAAGTCAAAGGATCCGCAAGGTAGAACCGCACTGACGTTGGCACGCCAAGCCGGCAGCAAAGAGTGTGCTGAGATTCTTCTCCAACACGGCTGCCCCAGTGAGACGTCGCCCACCTCCCCGACACCCGTTCTGTCCCGCAAAAGTAGCATCACCAGTGTTGGACGTGTCAATTCCAGGAGGAGGGTCTCATAA